A region from the Inhella inkyongensis genome encodes:
- a CDS encoding GGDEF domain-containing protein, translating to MTDRPPAAPWSTLLSDAAEQVEAGNAARAQELLRPVFEQGSAAERAEARLLLANLQLRLQGSFEAALDNAQRAALDYAQLGDTRGECRALHAQAIAATRLGFYEMALDGALMAVRLADGLPPCPEAVLAYHALGIAMYLGRCFPEATAAYQQGLQLAAQCQPPLPPYELQVDLANTESVRYVVERAQGGRRAGLDPLSRQMQICDALYSQTGLIPGLTPGSAANTRFIHLISSALLAYWKAEPQQAAAAVQALEQALAHGDRPWLRTALAWLRAEGALAAGQLARAELEAREAQRHARHHRHEALFDISSQVLTHVLERLGRPGDALAVLRQLAERQHRHRAGSLHSRIDIIDRRMALRRRAPDPQQQLKDTQFYQRLAMEDPLTGLANRRRFEQQLAEWLDSPLPEHLPNQLHLAMVDVDRFKAINDQHSHAIGDAVLRRLAGLLEEGIREGDLAARWAGDEFVLLLRGLDDERAEQVCARIQARVAQTAWDDLAAGLRLSISLGVSAARPEDSVVTLLARADAKMYRDKRGS from the coding sequence ATGACCGATCGCCCGCCCGCCGCCCCCTGGTCCACCCTGCTGAGCGATGCCGCCGAGCAGGTCGAGGCCGGCAACGCCGCGCGTGCCCAGGAGCTGCTGCGACCGGTGTTCGAGCAAGGCAGCGCGGCCGAGCGGGCCGAAGCCCGGCTGCTGCTGGCCAATTTGCAGCTGCGTCTGCAGGGCAGCTTTGAGGCCGCGCTGGACAACGCGCAGCGCGCCGCCCTGGACTATGCGCAGCTGGGCGACACGCGCGGCGAGTGCCGCGCCCTGCACGCCCAGGCCATCGCGGCCACGCGCCTGGGCTTTTACGAGATGGCCCTAGACGGCGCGCTGATGGCCGTGCGCCTGGCCGATGGCCTGCCCCCCTGCCCCGAGGCCGTGCTGGCCTATCACGCGCTGGGCATCGCGATGTATCTGGGACGCTGCTTTCCCGAGGCCACGGCGGCCTATCAACAGGGTTTGCAACTGGCGGCGCAATGCCAGCCACCCCTGCCGCCTTATGAGCTGCAGGTCGATCTGGCCAATACCGAGTCGGTGCGCTATGTGGTGGAGCGCGCCCAGGGCGGGCGCCGCGCCGGGCTTGATCCCCTGAGCCGGCAGATGCAGATCTGCGATGCGCTCTACAGCCAGACTGGGCTGATTCCCGGCCTGACGCCAGGCAGCGCCGCCAACACCCGCTTCATCCACCTCATCAGCAGCGCCCTGCTGGCCTATTGGAAGGCAGAGCCCCAGCAGGCCGCCGCAGCGGTTCAAGCCCTGGAACAGGCCCTGGCCCATGGCGATCGGCCCTGGTTGCGCACGGCACTGGCCTGGCTGCGTGCCGAGGGCGCACTGGCCGCCGGTCAGCTGGCACGCGCCGAGCTGGAAGCCCGCGAGGCCCAGCGCCATGCGCGCCACCATCGGCATGAGGCCCTGTTCGACATCTCGTCTCAGGTGCTGACCCATGTGCTGGAGCGCCTGGGCCGCCCCGGCGACGCCCTGGCCGTGCTGCGTCAACTGGCCGAACGCCAGCACCGCCACCGCGCCGGCAGCCTGCACAGCCGCATCGACATCATCGACCGCCGCATGGCCCTGCGGCGCCGCGCCCCCGACCCCCAGCAGCAGCTCAAGGACACCCAGTTCTACCAGCGCCTGGCCATGGAAGACCCGCTCACCGGACTGGCCAACCGGCGGCGCTTCGAGCAGCAACTGGCCGAGTGGCTGGACAGCCCCTTGCCCGAGCACCTGCCCAATCAGCTGCACCTTGCGATGGTCGATGTGGACCGCTTCAAGGCCATCAACGACCAGCACTCCCACGCCATCGGCGACGCCGTGCTGCGCCGGCTTGCCGGCCTGTTGGAAGAAGGCATCCGCGAGGGCGATCTGGCGGCACGCTGGGCCGGTGACGAGTTCGTGCTGCTGCTGCGAGGCCTGGATGACGAGCGCGCGGAACAGGTCTGCGCGCGCATTCAAGCCCGCGTGGCGCAGACGGCCTGGGACGACCTGGCCGCCGGCTTGCGCCTGAGCATCAGCCTGGGCGTCAGCGCCGCGCGGCCGGAGGACAGCGTGGTGACCCTGCTGGCGCGCGCCGACGCCAAGATGTACCGCGACAAGCGCGGTTCATGA
- a CDS encoding helix-turn-helix transcriptional regulator translates to MESLANPLAPARVAASYAQVLLQCIAEEGVPAAELLQAAGLAQQPAEDWALDDFLNLLQAATRAEVSADLAPALGLRLGQRQRVHSFGLLGLLLLSCSTLGEALQQVLRFEALVHDLGRSRFEARGDEGRLIWTPARELDAARHALLIDWIFAGLQQVCDWLSGRRMPLRALQLRHLPAHPAAHQAFFRAPLQAAQQDALVFDVGLLDWRLPQADPTLQPALLQWAEKALAQRLRLPAWTPRVRALLQRDLAQGPSLVSVAAQLDLSSRSLQRALQAEGQGFQALLDGVRHQQACDYLRHGRLPLAEVASLLGFRHASAFSQAFSQWQGCSPRVYRQGGGRS, encoded by the coding sequence ATGGAGAGCCTTGCCAACCCCCTGGCTCCGGCCCGAGTGGCCGCCAGCTATGCCCAGGTGCTGCTGCAGTGCATAGCCGAGGAGGGCGTGCCGGCGGCCGAACTGCTGCAGGCCGCCGGACTGGCGCAGCAGCCGGCCGAAGACTGGGCGCTGGATGATTTTTTAAACTTGCTGCAAGCCGCCACTCGTGCTGAAGTGAGTGCGGACTTGGCACCTGCCCTTGGCTTGCGTCTAGGGCAGCGCCAGCGGGTGCACAGCTTCGGGCTCTTGGGCCTGCTGCTGCTCAGTTGCAGCACGCTGGGCGAGGCCCTGCAGCAGGTGCTGCGTTTCGAGGCCCTGGTGCATGACTTGGGGCGCTCGCGCTTTGAAGCCCGGGGCGATGAGGGGCGGCTGATCTGGACGCCTGCAAGGGAGTTGGATGCTGCCCGCCATGCCCTGCTCATCGACTGGATCTTTGCCGGCTTGCAGCAGGTTTGCGACTGGCTCAGCGGCCGGCGCATGCCCTTGCGTGCGCTGCAACTGCGGCATCTGCCGGCCCATCCGGCGGCGCATCAGGCCTTCTTTCGCGCACCCCTGCAGGCGGCGCAGCAGGATGCCCTGGTCTTTGATGTCGGCTTGCTGGATTGGCGCCTGCCGCAGGCCGACCCGACCCTGCAGCCAGCGCTCTTGCAGTGGGCCGAAAAGGCCTTGGCGCAGCGCCTGCGCCTGCCGGCCTGGACGCCCCGGGTACGGGCGCTGCTGCAGCGCGATCTGGCCCAGGGCCCCAGCCTTGTCTCGGTGGCGGCGCAGCTGGATTTAAGCTCGCGCAGCCTGCAGCGCGCACTGCAGGCCGAGGGGCAGGGCTTTCAGGCCCTGCTGGACGGCGTGCGGCATCAACAGGCCTGCGACTACCTGCGCCATGGCCGCCTGCCGCTGGCCGAAGTGGCCAGCCTGCTGGGCTTTCGCCACGCGAGCGCCTTCAGCCAGGCTTTTTCTCAGTGGCAGGGCTGCAGCCCGCGCGTCTACCGCCAGGGCGGTGGGCGCTCATGA
- a CDS encoding sterol desaturase family protein has product MPHWLQAWLATYQDPMFWRFPMTGLAVSTGAFLAFALPLTALAAWDPVVLRRYKVQTAPFEVRTWLWPSLRQLGLNVVTVALLLTLSWPVLRLSGIHDGPWPAWWMVLAQLAFCVLLDDFLYYWMHRGLHRQRWLLKHVHSQHHRIRQCCAINGNYMHPLEYAATGALALVGPLLLGMSLPVLWVWLVLRQFEAADGHSGYVFPWNPGHLIPLYEGAGYHDFHHAKYQGNYAGFLPYLDRFFGSYAKGYLQWRAERHKPA; this is encoded by the coding sequence ATGCCCCACTGGTTGCAGGCCTGGCTGGCCACCTATCAGGACCCGATGTTCTGGCGCTTCCCCATGACCGGGCTGGCGGTGAGCACCGGAGCCTTTCTGGCCTTTGCCCTCCCCTTGACGGCGCTGGCCGCCTGGGACCCAGTGGTCCTGCGCCGCTACAAGGTGCAGACCGCGCCCTTCGAGGTCCGCACCTGGCTCTGGCCCTCGCTGCGGCAGTTGGGCCTGAACGTGGTCACCGTCGCCCTGCTGTTGACCCTGAGCTGGCCCGTGCTGCGGCTCTCAGGCATCCACGACGGGCCATGGCCCGCCTGGTGGATGGTGCTGGCCCAGCTGGCCTTTTGCGTCCTGCTGGATGACTTTCTGTACTACTGGATGCACCGCGGCCTGCACCGCCAACGCTGGCTCTTGAAGCATGTGCACAGCCAGCACCACCGCATCCGCCAGTGCTGCGCCATCAATGGCAATTACATGCACCCACTGGAATACGCCGCCACCGGCGCCCTGGCCTTGGTGGGGCCGCTGCTGCTGGGCATGAGCCTGCCGGTGCTCTGGGTCTGGCTGGTGCTGCGCCAGTTTGAGGCTGCCGACGGCCACAGCGGCTATGTCTTTCCCTGGAACCCCGGCCACCTGATTCCGCTCTATGAGGGCGCGGGCTATCACGACTTTCACCACGCCAAGTACCAGGGCAATTACGCCGGCTTCCTGCCCTATCTGGACCGCTTCTTCGGCAGCTATGCCAAGGGCTATCTGCAATGGCGTGCAGAGCGCCACAAGCCCGCATGA